A region of Aquarana catesbeiana isolate 2022-GZ linkage group LG08, ASM4218655v1, whole genome shotgun sequence DNA encodes the following proteins:
- the LOC141104562 gene encoding histone H2A.J → MSGRGKQGGKVRAKAKTRSSRAGLQFPVGRVHRLLRKGNYAERVGAGAPVYLAAVLEYLTAEILELAGNAARDNKKTRIIPRHLQLAVRNDEELNKLLGGVTIAQGGVLPNIQAVLLPKKTESHKAAAKSK, encoded by the coding sequence ATGTCTGGCCGTGGAAAACAAGGAGGCAAGGTACGGGCTAAGGCCAAAACCCGATCATcccgggctggtctgcagttcccagtcggtcgtgttcaccgtctgctcaggaaggggaactatgccgagcgggtcggggccggagctcccgtctatctggccgccgtcctcgagtatctgacggctgagatcctcgagctggccggcaacgccgcccgcgacaacaagaagacccgcatcatcccccgacacctccagctggccgtccgcaacgacgaggagctcaacaagctgctgggcggagtcaccatcgcccagggaggagtcctgcccaacatccaggccgtgctgctgcccaagaagaccgagagccacaaggccgccgccaaatccaagtaa